CACATTGTATCACACATTTAGGATGATTACCCGTTATGTGATTTTAGCATAACACGGGGGAAGCGGGAGCACGCAGTCCGACTCTATAGCTCCTACGTGTACAGTTGGCTGCCACTGCTGGTTGTAGTTTATGTAGGTCAGTGCCTTTGCTATGAAAGAGCTGCAACATCAAAAGTACCCAGAGAGACGAGGGAGCGTTACAGATTCTGCTGCAGTGGGAGCCCGAAGTGGTGTGATTATGCATGACTCCTTGTTATGTTATTGGGGCTTGTTTTCAGGACCGGAGCCACGGGGCCGTGCTGGTTACCCACCCGTGGCGCCTAAGCCATCGGCTGTGCGCATGGCCACGGGCGGAGCCGGGCCTGAAGAGGCAGGACAGGGCAGCCCGGTGGTGATGAAGAAGATGGTGCCTGTCCAGAGCTCCAGACCTCAGCCGGCCCAGCAGGGTGAGACCCGGATAGGGGATGAATGTGATACAGCATCCCCACTGATGGCATTTTGggctctctctcttttgggTGACTAAATGTGCTCCGTACGTCCGTcggcaggagatggaggagttTACGCCTCTGGCGCACTTCCTCCCGAGCAGAGGCCGCCCCCTGCGGTAagggaggacaggaggcagCCCGCCGCCTACGGCGCTCCCGCGGCTCGACAGCAACCTCCCCCGgctgacgaggaggaggaagccaatGACTACGACTCGGATGAAGCCAGTGAGTAGACCATCTCCCACAGTGAGGTGTCCAGTGTGTCTGCTTTAGTttcaaataaatcaaaacatatTGTCATATGGTATTGGGCATTGAAGTCCCCTGAGGGATTCTGAACCATAGATACAGAAATTCTGTTTAGTAATCATGCCTATAAATTGCCCCATAGTCCGAGTAAACAGCAAGTATCTCCCAGGCAACATCTATTGAGCTGGgcagaaaatgacaaatgacaagCACTATGTTATTGATGAATGAAAATCAATATCTGAGAAACTAAAGCAGAGGAGCCCATCCTGTGACCTAGGATGTGAATTACTAAATCGATACTGGTACATGGGCTACGTGGTACTGATGCGGTACTTTTAAAAGCGCCGCCCGTCACAACGGGACCGGTGCCTCGCCAGCTTCTACGCTGACGCGGCGCCTGCTGTATGCACGGTAACGCCCATGTTCATGGCTCAGGAGTCGCCCTGCTGAGCTGTTTTTTTCATGCCCGGGGTCTGCGGAGCAGCCACGTACTGCGGTTGGGATTCTCAGGCCGCTGAAAATTAACGAACGGCGTTTGATTATTTCATCTCATTTATTGCCTCCTTTCTAGAGAAGAAAACTTCACGCGTCAGTGTGAGCAGAATGTCAGTCGTACCCAGATCCTTATTTTGTGAACGTCTTCCTCTGAGACCTGTGTTATGTGATTTCTTTTATATGTCCCTGCTTTGTAATGAGATTTTTCAGCTGTTTACTTCTGGTAAATAGAAGGGTGTGAATGTTTTATGAGTGCGGATGAGGACTGGTAGACGGTCCGTCCTTCGTTCTGGACTGGCGCATACAGTATTCTCATTTCTCCTCACGGGTCGAGCGCTGTTTAATTAAAAGCGAGCGTTTCCCCGTATTTATAGTGGTTAATTATTGCGGAGTGGCCGTTTCGTTCGTCTAATGCGATGACTGTTCTGGGTCTCTTTCAGCCACTCTGGGCTCTCTGGAGTTCAGTCTGCTCTACGAACAGGAAAGCAACAGCCTTCACTGTAGCATCCTCAAAGCAAAGGTACCACCGTTCCGCTCGTTCTCCTCCACAAAGGGACAATTACAGCCAAGTGGTTATGTTAAAAAGCTCCTGAATGGCACTCGAGCTTAACTGCTCTGTGCTGTTGACGGTGATATGATGGACACGCCGCTGTGTGTCTCCTCAGGGACTGAAGCCCATGGACTCCAATGGACTGGCGGATCCCTATGTgaagctccacctgctgccggGGGCTAGTAAGGTGAGAGGCGCACCTTTCGCACGCCGAGCTTTTACATCAGCTAAAATATTTAGTTCCGGCATATCCTGCCAAGCGAAACAGTAAATGCGGTGAGCTTCGATTCCTGTGCGTCGACGACAGGCTTTTCTTGCACCGTAGCTCAAGGCTGACACCCTGTGGTGGTCGCTGCGGAAGCGTTATTGAGAAATGGCTGATGATGTGTGTGGAAAATGTGTCAAGTCTGATTTAAAAGGCATTTTTCCTGCGTGCTCTGGTCTGTATTTCATCCCGCAGTCCAACAAGCTGCGCACAAAGACGCTGAGAAACACCCGCAACCCCGCGTGGAACGAGACGCTCACCTATCACGGCCTGACGGATGAGGACATGCAGCGTAAGACCCTCAGGTGGATGCTGAACCTTGGCCACTCGCACAGCCCAGCCTTTTGAAACATGCTGGGCCCGGGTTGCTTCTTTTTGAGgcgtaacccccccccccccgtccgtGTCCACAGGCTCTCTGTGTGCGACGAGGACAAGTTCGGGCATAACGAGTTTATTGGGGAAACCCGAGTGGCGCTGAAGAAGCTGAAgatgaaccagaagaggaatttTAACGTGTGCCTCGAGAGAGTTGTCCCCGTGAGTACGACTCGGTTACGGTCGAACGAtgcgtcctcctccttctccttctctgtgtgACTGGCCAGCTGTaatctcacccccccccccctttcattcCCTTCACAGACGAAAAGAACGGCAACCGTCGGGGCAGCCAGAGGCATCGCTCTCTACGAGGATGAGGCAATGCTTTTATTTCCAATATGTCTGAACACGCCAGATTCCACCGGAGCTACGTGCAAATCCCATGCTGCTGCCGTGGATGCCACATTTGAAAATCTTcccctgcctgtgtgtgtgtgtgtgtgtgtgtttttttgtcttagCAAGGTAAAGACGGCGGCGAGGTAGAGGAGCGCGGTCGGATCCTGATCTCCCTCATGTACAGCACCCAGCAGAACCGCCTCATCGTTGGCGTGGTGCGCTGCGTCCACCTGGCTGCCATGGACGCTAACGGCTACTCTGACCCCTATGTCAAAATGCAAGTAGAGCAGATTCAAACGGGTGATGCACCAGTCAAATCTGTTTATGGGAAACTTCCATGCTATGTACTTGTAATTTCCAGATGTCTGAAGCCCGACATGGGGAAGAAGGGCAAGTGcaagacacaaataaagaagAGAACATTAAACCCAGAGTTtaatgaggtttgtgtactcaCTGCTCAAAGTACAGCTGAATCACTGTATTAATGTCCTTTGCAAGTCATGTATTTAAACTTAATGGGCTTTGCAAACGATGACTCATCTCGTTTTAGGAATTCGGCTATGACATTAAACACAGCGAACTGGCCAAGAAGACTTTAGACATCTCCGTGTGGGATTACGATATCGGGAAGTCCAACGACTACATTGGTAAACCTCTTCTTCTCTGGCTTTACCCAAAAGTCTCCGTGAACCCGGCTCACCAGCCGTTCGTCTCTCCCTCCGCTTTGTCTGACAGGCGGCTGTCAGCTGGGCATCACCGCCAAAGGCGAGCGGCTGAAGCACTGGTACGAGTGCCTGAAGAACAAGGACAAGAAGATCGAGCGCTGGCACACCCTGGTGAACGAGAACCACGTCGCCAGCGATTAACCACgtgcccggcgccgccgctgcttgaCCCGACCCGTCCGCACACACTCGGTTTGCCTCCGTCCCCCGACGCACTTCGTCACGCAGGCGCAGCGTTCCACTTGTTTTCTCGATGTATACACTTCTTACCTGTCTTCTTAGTAGTAACACTGTCTCTGCCTGTGCTCACACTTAATCTGCCTCTGGGACACATCGTGACGTGATAAGATTAGAGCTCCGTTATCAGACAGCTGCATAAGGAGCATCCTGCCGGTCTGTGCTGCTATATTATACGCTGAACCTGGGCAGTTTGATATGCGCTGGCATAGAACAGAAAAGCAATATGTTATGGGTAGTTAAACCATGTTTACACTTCAGTTGGGCTCATACCTGTCATGGTACTCTTTTTCTTTATTACATCATGCTGTAGTGTAACTGTATAAGCATGCCAGGCCTCAGACAAATGAAAACGCGCAGCTGCACCTTCACATATTTCACCCGTGCCCTCTGTATCTTGAAAAAATTGTATATTTCCATGAAGAAATGTTTACATACTGATACATTGCTCAGGTTAGGATAGACATCTGATAGACGGATGCTTCATAAGTCAGTGGACCGTGAGCTAGATGAATCTTCTCATCATTTGTGATTTAAAATTAGAGCACACAAGTTCAATATTTTTCTGTAAGGTTGTGACTTTGGAGTTCGTGGGAAGTATTACCAGTGCCCTTAGAGTCTCTGAGAAGTGATTGTTTACTTTTCAGTTAATTTGTTAGTTGTGAGAATTggcaggaacaaaaaaaaagaaaaggatttTCCTGCTACCTCTAATCTCCTGAAGCTCGCAGTTCCCTCTGACGCCTCAGAGGTCTCCCGATCTTCTGCCGTGTTTACATTGAATGCACACAGCCAGGTTTCCTACAGACGTCCCTCACGAATGCAGCTGGTGTGCTGCTGAAGGAAGGGAAGTAGGAACAAGTTAGGTCATAAGTATGTGCAGCTTTACCTGCATGCACCGTGCTCGTGCCTGGGGCAGTCGGGGGCTGCTTTCACCCAAT
Above is a window of Betta splendens chromosome 9, fBetSpl5.4, whole genome shotgun sequence DNA encoding:
- the LOC114861991 gene encoding rabphilin-3A-like isoform X2, whose protein sequence is MTDTVMSGGSDRWVSNNRQRSMHAGGNWTTQPGPGSGPDLTDEEKEIINNVIARAEKMEAMEQERIGRLINRLDDIKKTVCGDGVSRCLLCGEQLGSPGVSSVVCEDCKKHMCTKCGTQCSSQPRAVWLCKICREQREVWKRSGAWFFKGFPKHFLPSPMPLSKQREAGAQGAAAAQEAPPSEPREAVSQAPAPGANLRQTPAAEQQVSGPEPRGRAGYPPVAPKPSAVRMATGGAGPEEAGQGSPVVMKKMVPVQSSRPQPAQQGDGGVYASGALPPEQRPPPAVREDRRQPAAYGAPAARQQPPPADEEEEANDYDSDEATTLGSLEFSLLYEQESNSLHCSILKAKGLKPMDSNGLADPYVKLHLLPGASKSNKLRTKTLRNTRNPAWNETLTYHGLTDEDMQRKTLRLSVCDEDKFGHNEFIGETRVALKKLKMNQKRNFNVCLERVVPTKRTATVGAARGIALYEDEQGKDGGEVEERGRILISLMYSTQQNRLIVGVVRCVHLAAMDANGYSDPYVKICLKPDMGKKGKCKTQIKKRTLNPEFNEEFGYDIKHSELAKKTLDISVWDYDIGKSNDYIGGCQLGITAKGERLKHWYECLKNKDKKIERWHTLVNENHVASD
- the LOC114861991 gene encoding rabphilin-3A-like isoform X1, encoding MTDTVMSGGSDRWVSNNRQRSMHAGDKEQGNWTTQPGPGSGPDLTDEEKEIINNVIARAEKMEAMEQERIGRLINRLDDIKKTVCGDGVSRCLLCGEQLGSPGVSSVVCEDCKKHMCTKCGTQCSSQPRAVWLCKICREQREVWKRSGAWFFKGFPKHFLPSPMPLSKQREAGAQGAAAAQEAPPSEPREAVSQAPAPGANLRQTPAAEQQVSGPEPRGRAGYPPVAPKPSAVRMATGGAGPEEAGQGSPVVMKKMVPVQSSRPQPAQQGDGGVYASGALPPEQRPPPAVREDRRQPAAYGAPAARQQPPPADEEEEANDYDSDEATTLGSLEFSLLYEQESNSLHCSILKAKGLKPMDSNGLADPYVKLHLLPGASKSNKLRTKTLRNTRNPAWNETLTYHGLTDEDMQRKTLRLSVCDEDKFGHNEFIGETRVALKKLKMNQKRNFNVCLERVVPTKRTATVGAARGIALYEDEQGKDGGEVEERGRILISLMYSTQQNRLIVGVVRCVHLAAMDANGYSDPYVKICLKPDMGKKGKCKTQIKKRTLNPEFNEEFGYDIKHSELAKKTLDISVWDYDIGKSNDYIGGCQLGITAKGERLKHWYECLKNKDKKIERWHTLVNENHVASD